Proteins from a genomic interval of Micromonospora sp. NBC_00389:
- a CDS encoding helix-turn-helix domain-containing protein, with product MSDGTPSERAVGRRIAFYRQRRGLSQREFARLIDRSETWLSQVERGVRKIDRMTVLERLAGVLEVPLSEMAPEAPVVAAAHEEPPAATELGLALSSSHALAAVLGASHEPADVDELSARVAEAWTYTHASEFSHVGAMLVGLLPDLETAARTTEGEAQRAVFAALARAYHACAAVLARMAEPGAAWVAADRAISAAERSGDTLLMAEGAFRLTLVFQAARRLDRAQQTAATAAAALEDRAEAGEPEVLSIWGALHLQLAVVAARRNDAEAAYEELAIARRAAERLGVDRNDYNTEFGPTNVALHDVAVAVELGDAGRALRGAANVDPSGLSPERQGRFLIDVARAHAQRRNVPGVVETLSRAVEVAPEQAPAHPLVQRLMTDMLRSDLADEPGLRELADRLGLS from the coding sequence ATGAGTGACGGCACACCCTCGGAGCGGGCCGTCGGTCGGCGGATCGCTTTCTATCGGCAACGTCGTGGGCTGTCCCAGCGGGAGTTCGCCCGCTTGATTGATCGCTCGGAGACCTGGCTATCCCAGGTTGAGCGCGGCGTGCGGAAGATCGACCGGATGACGGTCCTTGAACGTCTTGCGGGCGTCTTGGAGGTGCCGCTTTCCGAGATGGCCCCTGAGGCGCCAGTTGTCGCTGCCGCTCACGAGGAGCCACCCGCCGCGACCGAGTTGGGCCTTGCGCTCAGTTCCAGTCACGCCCTGGCGGCGGTGCTCGGCGCGAGCCACGAGCCGGCTGACGTTGATGAGTTGTCGGCCAGAGTCGCTGAGGCTTGGACGTACACGCACGCCTCCGAGTTCAGCCACGTGGGTGCGATGTTGGTGGGCCTGCTGCCGGACCTGGAAACTGCGGCGCGGACGACGGAGGGTGAGGCACAGCGGGCAGTGTTTGCGGCTCTCGCGCGGGCTTACCACGCCTGCGCTGCTGTGCTCGCCAGGATGGCCGAGCCGGGCGCCGCTTGGGTGGCCGCCGACCGGGCGATCAGTGCCGCCGAGCGATCCGGGGACACGCTCCTCATGGCAGAGGGAGCATTTCGCCTGACGCTGGTCTTTCAGGCTGCTCGGAGGCTCGATCGCGCACAGCAGACAGCCGCCACAGCAGCTGCCGCTCTGGAGGATCGGGCGGAGGCAGGCGAGCCGGAAGTGCTTTCGATCTGGGGTGCCCTCCACCTGCAACTAGCCGTGGTAGCTGCCCGGCGGAACGATGCGGAAGCGGCTTATGAAGAGCTTGCGATCGCCCGTCGTGCAGCGGAACGGCTCGGCGTGGACCGGAACGACTACAACACCGAGTTCGGCCCGACCAACGTCGCGCTTCACGACGTTGCGGTAGCGGTCGAACTGGGGGACGCGGGTCGCGCGCTGCGGGGCGCTGCGAACGTGGATCCGTCCGGCCTCTCGCCTGAGCGACAGGGCCGCTTCCTTATCGATGTGGCCCGCGCTCATGCCCAGCGACGGAACGTGCCCGGCGTGGTCGAGACGCTTTCTCGCGCAGTCGAGGTAGCACCGGAGCAAGCACCGGCTCACCCACTAGTGCAACGGCTCATGACGGACATGCTGCGGTCGGATCTGGCAGATGAGCCAGGCCTTCGCGAACTTGCGGACCGGCTTGGCCTGAGCTGA
- a CDS encoding nucleoside monophosphate kinase, translated as MPNVALIGGPVVDLSSPAAVLADATGLQVISPGNVWREHVQLRTPLGEQMNRHMQAGELVPDELTTKAIADALANVDGGWLLCNYPRRIGQAELLAQSGHVPDTVIELVLTEDELGLTVRRRVERQIELDPQRAERRQELLLMHSHYQEDYQKQVEPLRAYYRTRGMLRTTSGFGDYEDVAARLIPIASDGQGHP; from the coding sequence ATGCCGAACGTTGCCCTCATCGGCGGGCCGGTAGTCGACCTGTCCTCCCCTGCGGCGGTTCTGGCAGACGCCACCGGCCTACAGGTCATCAGCCCGGGCAATGTCTGGCGCGAGCACGTGCAACTGCGGACGCCGCTAGGCGAACAGATGAACCGGCATATGCAGGCCGGGGAGCTTGTCCCGGACGAGCTGACTACGAAAGCCATCGCTGATGCCCTAGCCAACGTGGACGGCGGCTGGCTGCTGTGCAACTACCCGCGCAGGATCGGTCAGGCGGAGTTGTTGGCGCAGAGCGGCCATGTACCCGACACGGTGATTGAACTTGTCTTGACGGAGGACGAACTCGGCCTCACGGTCCGCCGCCGGGTAGAACGCCAGATAGAACTGGACCCCCAGCGGGCCGAGCGACGCCAGGAGCTCCTGCTGATGCACTCGCACTACCAGGAGGACTACCAGAAGCAGGTCGAGCCATTGCGCGCCTACTACCGGACCCGCGGCATGTTGCGAACCACCAGTGGCTTTGGCGACTACGAGGACGTAGCGGCCAGGCTGATCCCGATCGCCTCCGACGGTCAAGGCCACCCGTAA
- a CDS encoding putative quinol monooxygenase produces the protein MFALVVRFDLKDEDAAAGFDRLAAETLPGIQQDEPGTLVYATHLVEGEPLARVFYEVYRDRAAFDAHERQPHTLRFLSEREQYLSGVRVEFLDPLGSKGVSGS, from the coding sequence ATGTTCGCGTTGGTAGTCCGTTTTGACCTCAAGGATGAGGATGCTGCGGCGGGCTTCGATCGGCTCGCCGCGGAGACGCTGCCGGGCATTCAGCAAGACGAGCCGGGCACGCTCGTGTACGCCACGCATCTGGTGGAAGGTGAGCCGTTGGCGCGTGTCTTCTACGAGGTCTATCGGGACCGTGCGGCCTTCGACGCGCACGAGCGTCAGCCTCACACCCTGCGGTTCCTGTCGGAGCGCGAGCAGTACTTGTCGGGCGTCCGGGTGGAGTTCTTGGACCCGCTCGGGAGCAAGGGCGTGAGTGGGTCATGA